From Fusarium musae strain F31 chromosome 8, whole genome shotgun sequence:
GCTCCGTACTCTGAAGTCCGCAATCCTTTCTGCCGCCCAGACCACCGTCTAGACATCTATCTATACGACTACTTGCTGGTCATAAATTAAACTTTCGGCTACTAAGTTGATAACTCCCATTAATAGGATGCAAAAGTTCGTACTCCGCACTCCGCACTCTGCAACTCCGAGCACTTAGCCCAATCATCTGGTATTTAAGGTGATCTTCGCTCGAAATGCTCACTTTCTAAAGCAACCTCATGTATATCAACTGTGGCAGCATTGGCACATTTCCTCGATAATATTAGTCAAATTTCTCATCTTAAAGTTCTGTGTCTGTCAGCAAGATGAAGGTCGCGATCCTCGGTGCCACTGGTGAGACGGGCACCTCCATCTTGGGCGCCCTCCTCGACTCAACCGAGCCGCGATATGTACGTCACATTTCATGCTTGGCGTGAGAATCTTATTGACCTGCCCAACACTTAGGAGATTACTGCACTGGTCCGTAAATCCTCACTGGAGAAACCTGAAGCACTTGCTCTCAAAGAGAAGGGAATCAACGTTGTAGCTGCGGATCTAAGTGGCCCTGAGGATGAACTCGCGCGAGCCCTCGATGGTATAAATACCGTTATTTCAGCAATCAGTGCTACTGACCTCCTTGCGCAAATCCCACTCATCAATGCCGCTCAAGCCGCTGGTGTCAAGCGCTTCTTGCCTTGCTGCTTCGCCCCGATTATACCCCCAGCAGGTATTTTAGGGCTGAGGGATATTGTAAGCCCACCTGAGTATTACATGGCTTCTACCGCTGACAGGTGAAAAAGAAAGAGCAGGTTATCAATCACATCAAGAAAGTCAAACTTCCTTATACTATTGTCGATATCGGCTACTGGTATCAGTTGATGCTACCTCGCTTGCCCTCCGGCCGTGTTGACTATGCCTTGCCAATCACTCTAGGAGGTATTCCAGGTGACGGAAACACTCCCTGTGCCTTTACAGATCTGCCGGATATTGGAAGATGGGTCGCCCGCATTATCGCAGATCCTCGGACCCTGAACAAAATGGTCTTTGCCTACAACACGGTTCTGACAATGAACCAAGCGTACGATCTGTTGGAAGAGGCAAGTGGTGAAAAGATTGAGCGCAACTACGtaagtttcttttctttttgaaTCTAAGAGCCAGAAAGATGTACTGTACTAATCAGGTTTGGGCTTGTAGATCTCAGAGGCCGCGGTCATGGAGGGAGTGGCTAGAGCAGAGGCTAATTGCCCGCCTGCGGACTCATTCGACTACTTTGAGGTAGTGAAGTACCAATACTTCAACGCACTCGGAATTCGTGGGTATAATACCCCAGAATACGCGCGTTACTTGGGATATGTAGATGCAACGGAGCTCTACCCCGACATGAAAGTGACAACCCCGGAGGTCTATTGTGAGAGGCTTTTGAGTGGGAAGGCTACAATGATCTATCAGCGTTTGATGTCGGCCGCTCAGTAAGGCGAGAGGTGACAAGCATACCTGATACTCAACTTCTTGTCGCGATCTGAAAAAGCCTCTCCTCGGTTCGAGCATAGCCCAGTTTCTTCTGTTATTAAATGGATATTGTTTCCGATAGAAATGCAGTGCCAATCTAAGTCAGCACgtctttgctcttctttgccCCCGGCACAGCCTCCAAAAGGTAAGTGGCTGACAGGAATGCACTACCGTTGTAGTAAATTCCAAGCTCTAGATCTCAGAATAGGCGTGTCATGAAATCTGTCAAGAGTTTGTTTAAGGGTGAGTATTCCACTATGTCATACCTCTAGCTCCTCCGGTACGTGGCAGGATTTGTTGTAGCTCTTTTACACTTGATAGATCTGTTGTGGGACGGAGGCGAGGCAAAGGGTTTGTGACCAGCTAAGTACAAGAGGAATGCAGAGTCGCCCTCTTATACGAAATATCAAATATCTTTCCAGTCCCTGTAATGAACATGAATAATCCTATATGTCGCATACTGATGAAATGGCTATGTCGATGAGGGGTTACAAGCCTCACATCTGGCCCCTGACTTCAGCATCCATCGATTCTTGCATTCATGAATTTGGCCAATTAAATGCATCAGGTTATGTTTTCCAGCTCTGTGTGAGAGCTCGGGTAGTAGTACGTTGCATCCATTATCAGTGGTCGGTCTCTGAAAGAATGAACAGCGACATTGAGAAAGTTTTGGCAACGTGGTCATCCTCTTTGTGACCTCCGTAAACTGGCGGAGCGGATGTACTCAATAAGTACGCTTACCCAATCCCAATAGTGCCAAGTCTCTCGAGGTGCCAAGGCTTTCCAGCTGAATACATAAAATTAGCAAAGTTCTCGGTATTCTCCTCTTTAATGTCTCCGTACCCGTCTTCAGACGGGCCTCAAGACATATAAATATACGTGAGTCAGTTCGAGAACCGTAGGAATTGAAAACAGCAGCTACACCACTCGGCCATGCCTCCAAGATGTCTACTCATATAACTGTTCTTCCAGCCTCAACGAAAGTCGGAAAAGAGACCATCCGCCTACTTCTGGCCTCTCCAGCCAGTTTTACTATCCGTGGCATCTATCGCGATACCTCCAAAACTCCAGATGAATACACAAGCCACCCAAACTTCAGTTCAGTCAAGGGCGATGTTGCTTCTGAGGAAAGTCTTGATTTCAGCAATTCTGATGCCGTTCTCTATGTCCCGCCGCCAACGTATGAGAACATCGACCAGAGCGAATGGGCCAAGCAAACAGCCAACAACGTCAAAGgtgccttgaagaagtcaGACGTCAAGAGGCTCGTTGTTCTGTCTGGTCTGGGGTCTCAAAATGACCATGGTATCGTAAGTAAGCGTGGCCAAGTCGTCATCTGTGTCGATGCTGACGATGTAGGGCTTTGTCCGCTTGAATCATCACACCGACAACATTCTCAAAGGCTCTGTGCCTGAAGTGACTATCCTACAGTCAAC
This genomic window contains:
- a CDS encoding hypothetical protein (EggNog:ENOG41) is translated as MKVAILGATGETGTSILGALLDSTEPRYEITALVRKSSLEKPEALALKEKGINVVAADLSGPEDELARALDGINTVISAISATDLLAQIPLINAAQAAGVKRFLPCCFAPIIPPAGILGLRDIVKKKEQVINHIKKVKLPYTIVDIGYWYQLMLPRLPSGRVDYALPITLGGIPGDGNTPCAFTDLPDIGRWVARIIADPRTLNKMVFAYNTVLTMNQAYDLLEEASGEKIERNYISEAAVMEGVARAEANCPPADSFDYFEVVKYQYFNALGIRGYNTPEYARYLGYVDATELYPDMKVTTPEVYCERLLSGKATMIYQRLMSAAQ